A region from the Halomonas piscis genome encodes:
- the ltrA gene encoding group II intron reverse transcriptase/maturase, whose product MQSKLATWSTEDPNRRIDRLLRLIAGRDWLLDAAWKTLASKGAKTAGVDGETRRVVEQDISHYVDDIRSELLAGTYQPQPARRIYIPKANGKKRPLGIPTLRDRIVQRAMLMAMEPIWESDFHRLSYGFRPERSVHHAIRTVKLQLTDSGETKGRWVIEGDLASYFDTVHHRKLMRCVRRRICDSRFLDLLWKFIKAGHVDKGLFHAAHDGVPQGGVLSPLLSNIMLNEFDQWLEKRYLGKKARKDRWYWNSSIQREFPIAMRERRHWRPAVAYCRYADDFVLVVKGNKAHAEAIREECRLFLEDDLSLTLNMDKTHVTHVNDGFIFLGHRVVRKRGPNADESPRICCYSPHRLCSLTSSRSRARRVVQAGQGTASG is encoded by the coding sequence ATGCAGAGCAAGCTAGCAACATGGTCAACAGAAGATCCGAATCGTAGGATTGATCGACTGTTGAGGCTGATTGCAGGGCGCGATTGGCTCCTGGATGCTGCGTGGAAAACACTGGCATCAAAGGGGGCCAAGACTGCTGGGGTAGACGGTGAGACTCGACGAGTAGTAGAGCAGGATATTAGCCACTATGTGGATGATATTCGCTCAGAGCTGCTGGCTGGAACCTATCAGCCTCAGCCTGCTCGTCGTATCTATATTCCGAAGGCCAACGGCAAGAAGCGCCCACTGGGGATACCAACACTGCGAGATAGGATTGTACAACGTGCGATGCTGATGGCAATGGAGCCCATATGGGAAAGCGACTTCCATCGCTTATCCTACGGCTTCCGCCCCGAAAGAAGCGTGCACCATGCTATCCGAACCGTGAAATTGCAGCTTACGGATAGTGGAGAAACAAAGGGCCGCTGGGTCATAGAAGGCGACTTGGCAAGCTACTTTGATACTGTCCACCACCGAAAGCTGATGCGGTGCGTTCGCAGGCGGATTTGTGACAGTCGTTTCCTAGACCTCCTCTGGAAATTCATCAAAGCGGGCCATGTCGACAAAGGGCTGTTTCATGCTGCTCACGACGGCGTTCCGCAAGGTGGTGTGCTTTCACCATTACTGTCGAATATCATGCTGAATGAATTCGACCAATGGCTTGAGAAACGCTATCTTGGCAAGAAGGCTCGCAAAGATCGTTGGTACTGGAACTCTAGCATCCAACGAGAATTTCCAATCGCCATGCGAGAAAGACGACATTGGCGACCAGCGGTAGCTTACTGTCGCTACGCTGATGATTTCGTCTTGGTTGTTAAAGGAAACAAGGCTCATGCTGAGGCTATCCGCGAGGAGTGCCGACTGTTCCTTGAGGACGACCTCTCATTAACTCTGAATATGGATAAGACCCATGTTACACATGTGAATGATGGGTTCATTTTCCTGGGTCATAGAGTAGTCCGTAAACGCGGTCCCAATGCTGACGAATCCCCACGAATATGTTGCTACTCGCCGCATAGGCTCTGCTCCCTGACTTCCTCGCGAAGTCGTGCTCGGAGGGTTGTCCAAGCAGGCCAAGGCACGGCGTCGGGTTGA
- a CDS encoding transposase: MRYPAERKEAILKKMAPPMNMTIPELAEQEGITATTLYNWRKQARARGQVLPSRSTQPDQWTSQEKFQIVLETAPMNEAEVSAYCRERGLYPEQVEAWRDACMNANDDAAAQAKQQRQARKEEQKRLRKLERELHRKDKALAETAALLALSKKAEAIWGTTNDEDD; encoded by the coding sequence GTGCGTTACCCCGCAGAGCGTAAGGAAGCCATCCTCAAGAAGATGGCGCCGCCCATGAACATGACCATCCCGGAATTAGCCGAACAGGAAGGCATCACCGCGACAACCCTCTACAATTGGCGGAAACAGGCCAGAGCACGAGGACAGGTTTTGCCATCACGTTCTACCCAGCCAGATCAGTGGACCAGTCAGGAGAAGTTCCAGATCGTCCTGGAGACAGCTCCGATGAACGAGGCTGAAGTCAGCGCCTACTGCCGCGAGCGCGGGCTCTACCCCGAGCAGGTGGAGGCTTGGCGGGATGCCTGCATGAACGCCAACGACGATGCGGCAGCGCAGGCCAAGCAGCAACGCCAGGCCCGCAAGGAGGAGCAGAAGCGGCTCCGTAAGCTGGAGCGCGAGTTGCACCGCAAGGACAAGGCCCTGGCCGAGACGGCGGCGCTGTTGGCCCTGTCAAAAAAAGCCGAGGCGATCTGGGGCACGACCAACGACGAGGACGACTGA
- a CDS encoding transglycosylase SLT domain-containing protein: protein MQSTRRSVSLFRPLGGLSLAAMLTGCAVLAPAPPANQENICEIFREQPRWYDYAQDSQEKWGTPIATQMAFIQRESSFRSHVKPPRRRLLGFIPWTRPSSAYGYAQAQDPVWEEYEDDAGRLFARRTHMKHATDFIGWYNARTHRLTGVSLHNPEHLYLAYHEGQGGYQRGSYRARPAVRRAARQVARSASRYRGQLAACEEEFQCDGLLAFWPFCR, encoded by the coding sequence ATGCAATCCACCCGCCGCTCGGTGTCGTTGTTTCGGCCGCTGGGCGGGCTTAGCCTGGCGGCCATGCTCACCGGCTGCGCCGTGCTGGCGCCGGCACCGCCCGCAAACCAGGAGAATATCTGCGAGATCTTCCGCGAACAGCCCCGCTGGTACGACTACGCACAGGACTCGCAGGAGAAGTGGGGCACGCCTATCGCCACCCAGATGGCCTTCATCCAGCGCGAATCCAGCTTCCGCAGCCATGTAAAGCCGCCCCGTCGCCGGCTGCTGGGCTTCATTCCCTGGACACGCCCCTCCTCGGCCTATGGCTACGCCCAGGCTCAGGACCCGGTTTGGGAAGAGTACGAAGACGACGCCGGACGCCTGTTTGCGCGCCGTACCCACATGAAGCACGCGACCGACTTCATCGGCTGGTACAACGCCCGGACCCATCGCCTGACGGGCGTATCTCTCCACAATCCCGAGCACCTCTATCTGGCCTACCATGAAGGCCAGGGCGGCTATCAGCGCGGGTCCTATCGGGCCAGGCCGGCGGTCCGGCGGGCAGCCCGCCAGGTAGCGCGCAGCGCCTCGCGCTACCGAGGCCAGCTGGCAGCCTGCGAGGAAGAGTTCCAGTGCGACGGCCTGCTGGCATTCTGGCCCTTCTGCCGATAG
- a CDS encoding DsbA family protein, with translation MAHRWHADPLVWGHGPRLLEVFQEPTCPFSVKTFNKLDEFLSQAGKDNVRVQIWLHSQPWHLYSGIVIRAIIAASTLEGGKDNAYRVMDAVGKHRDEFVFEDHCRGANRRTTPDEVLQRLEEYSGVALTPAFDTPDLEREIKRHAKYSRQNGIHGSPTFMVDGLIDPGMGSGDEVSEWVKRLLE, from the coding sequence ATGGCGCATCGTTGGCATGCCGATCCGCTCGTCTGGGGTCACGGCCCGCGTCTGCTTGAGGTGTTTCAGGAACCGACCTGCCCCTTTTCCGTAAAGACCTTCAACAAGCTCGACGAGTTTCTTAGCCAGGCCGGCAAGGACAACGTCCGCGTGCAGATCTGGCTGCACTCTCAGCCATGGCACCTGTACTCCGGTATCGTCATCCGCGCCATTATTGCTGCCTCAACGCTTGAGGGCGGTAAAGACAATGCCTATCGGGTCATGGACGCGGTGGGCAAGCACCGCGACGAGTTCGTGTTTGAGGATCACTGCCGAGGGGCCAACCGGCGCACTACGCCGGATGAGGTTCTCCAGCGGCTGGAAGAGTACAGCGGCGTGGCACTCACCCCGGCGTTTGACACCCCCGACCTTGAGCGCGAGATCAAGCGCCACGCCAAATACTCACGCCAGAACGGCATCCACGGCTCGCCCACCTTTATGGTCGACGGCCTAATTGATCCCGGCATGGGCAGCGGCGATGAAGTGAGCGAATGGGTCAAACGCCTTCTCGAATGA
- a CDS encoding haloacid dehalogenase type II: protein MAHVTASSVIVFDVNETLLDITHLAPFFERVFGDRAVLREWFAQLVLYSQSMTLSGLYTPFGDIGAGVLRMLADIHQVSVTQADINEQQELLSTMPAHADATPALTRLSAAGFRLVTLTNSAAGASPTPLQNAGLQPFFERAFSIETVGRFKPAPDTYRLVARELSVETSSLCLVACHLWDTIGAQAAGCRSAFLKRPHNAVLPAPGVPYPDIVVPDMKALADRLVLEA from the coding sequence ATGGCTCATGTCACAGCTTCTTCCGTTATTGTTTTCGATGTTAACGAAACGCTGCTGGATATAACGCACCTTGCCCCCTTTTTTGAGCGCGTTTTCGGTGATCGCGCGGTGCTGCGCGAATGGTTTGCGCAGCTGGTGCTTTACTCCCAGTCCATGACGCTTTCCGGTCTCTATACCCCTTTTGGCGACATTGGAGCGGGCGTATTACGAATGCTGGCGGATATCCACCAGGTTAGCGTGACGCAAGCGGATATTAACGAGCAGCAGGAGCTCCTCAGCACCATGCCGGCTCATGCTGACGCTACCCCGGCGCTCACTCGATTGAGCGCTGCAGGCTTCAGGCTGGTAACGCTCACCAACTCGGCTGCTGGCGCTTCACCCACGCCGCTGCAAAACGCGGGGCTTCAGCCATTTTTTGAGCGTGCGTTCAGCATCGAGACGGTGGGCCGGTTCAAGCCGGCTCCTGACACCTATCGTCTGGTCGCCCGGGAGCTATCTGTCGAAACCTCCAGCCTGTGCCTCGTGGCCTGTCATTTGTGGGACACCATCGGCGCTCAGGCTGCTGGCTGCCGCAGTGCTTTTCTCAAGCGCCCCCACAACGCCGTTTTACCCGCACCGGGCGTTCCCTATCCGGATATTGTCGTGCCTGACATGAAGGCTCTTGCCGATCGGCTTGTGTTAGAAGCTTAG
- a CDS encoding AbrB family transcriptional regulator — MAAGTGADLRVIGITHAVRIMVLLVAIPPVIQAIGHVDLGNATPGPARWFTLPGPADTGWLMAAGVGGAWLGRRLRLPNALLFGPALASATLHLAGVTEAAIPPVLVALAQVLIGVSIGVRFAGTSLALVGRAMLMAVAQALVLLVIAMVAAWIGHLLTGYSAAAALLAYMPGGAPELSLVALSLGIEPAFVTTHHLLRISLLALLLPLLLRQKAAA, encoded by the coding sequence ATGGCGGCGGGAACCGGTGCCGACCTGAGAGTGATCGGCATTACCCATGCGGTGCGCATCATGGTGCTGCTGGTGGCCATTCCGCCGGTGATCCAGGCTATCGGGCATGTGGATCTGGGCAATGCCACGCCGGGGCCGGCGCGATGGTTCACGCTGCCCGGGCCGGCGGATACGGGTTGGCTGATGGCTGCCGGGGTGGGCGGTGCCTGGCTGGGGCGTCGGCTGCGCCTGCCCAATGCCTTGCTGTTTGGGCCGGCGCTGGCCTCGGCGACGCTGCATCTTGCCGGCGTCACCGAGGCGGCGATTCCGCCAGTGCTGGTGGCCCTGGCCCAGGTGCTTATCGGTGTCTCGATCGGCGTGCGCTTTGCGGGTACGTCGCTGGCGTTGGTGGGCCGGGCCATGCTGATGGCGGTGGCTCAGGCGCTGGTACTGCTGGTCATCGCTATGGTAGCGGCCTGGATCGGCCATTTGCTGACCGGCTACTCGGCCGCCGCGGCGCTGCTTGCCTATATGCCGGGCGGCGCCCCCGAGCTCAGCCTGGTCGCGCTGTCGCTCGGCATCGAGCCGGCGTTCGTCACGACCCACCACCTGCTGCGTATTTCGCTGCTGGCGCTTTTGTTACCGCTGTTGCTCCGGCAGAAGGCAGCGGCCTGA
- a CDS encoding IS1380 family transposase, whose amino-acid sequence MGESLSTWTPSCNGSVRVELSGHRTTSDSGALLLREALDNSGVIEALEDNLVDQRHPLRIRHSLASQLRTLVLQRAMGWIDLSDTDTLRRDPLWQLACSDARGMTPLAQDRPSQATLSRLLTCLGRNDNIDAVHEGLLRLVVWRLTSLKNGERPKQLTLDIDGLPIEVHGHQGGSAYHGLYGVRIYSPLVASLAETGDMVGGLLREGNAGPAENADTWIPHLVKRLNESTGAQVRVRIDAGFTDNDTLEALEDRGIEYLGRLRSHTGLQTLAAPYLKRPRGRPPEQPREWCHDLEYQAGTWPEPRRVVLVVQERPDDLLLHAFFLVTNLNKFDWPPEKVLALYRKRGSAEAHMGEVKSALDVHLSSTDRGASTVQDVMARNEVSLLLSLYAYQVLHGLRCLLERQTRQGWSLSRMREQVLKVAATLKLHARRITLHLGAAADKWWPTLLKGLPKLTALS is encoded by the coding sequence ATGGGTGAAAGCCTATCTACCTGGACGCCCTCGTGCAACGGCTCCGTCCGTGTCGAGCTGAGCGGCCACCGCACCACCAGTGACAGCGGCGCTCTGCTGCTGCGTGAAGCCCTCGACAACAGCGGTGTGATCGAGGCGCTCGAAGACAATCTGGTCGATCAACGCCACCCGCTACGCATCCGCCACTCGCTGGCCAGCCAGCTGCGAACCCTGGTGCTGCAGCGCGCGATGGGCTGGATCGACCTCAGCGATACCGACACGTTGCGGCGTGATCCCCTCTGGCAGCTGGCCTGCAGCGATGCGCGTGGAATGACGCCACTGGCCCAGGACCGGCCGTCTCAAGCCACGCTGTCGCGGCTGCTGACTTGCCTTGGACGCAACGACAACATCGATGCCGTGCATGAAGGCCTGCTGCGACTGGTAGTCTGGCGCCTGACCTCGCTGAAGAACGGCGAGCGACCCAAGCAGTTGACCCTCGACATCGACGGCCTGCCGATCGAGGTCCACGGTCACCAAGGTGGCTCGGCCTATCATGGCCTTTACGGGGTCCGCATCTACTCGCCGCTGGTCGCCTCGCTGGCCGAAACCGGTGACATGGTGGGCGGCCTACTACGCGAAGGCAACGCCGGCCCGGCCGAGAACGCCGATACCTGGATCCCGCACCTGGTGAAGCGGCTCAACGAAAGCACCGGCGCCCAGGTTCGGGTGCGTATCGACGCCGGGTTCACCGACAACGACACGCTGGAGGCGTTGGAAGATCGCGGCATCGAGTACCTGGGCCGGCTGCGCAGTCACACGGGGCTGCAGACACTGGCGGCGCCGTACCTGAAGCGGCCCCGAGGTCGGCCGCCCGAGCAGCCACGGGAATGGTGTCATGACCTGGAGTACCAGGCCGGCACCTGGCCTGAACCACGGCGCGTGGTACTGGTCGTGCAAGAGCGACCCGATGACCTGCTGTTGCATGCCTTCTTCCTGGTCACCAACCTCAACAAGTTCGACTGGCCGCCGGAGAAGGTCCTGGCACTGTACCGCAAGCGCGGTAGCGCCGAAGCGCACATGGGCGAGGTGAAATCAGCGCTCGACGTACACCTCTCGTCGACGGATCGTGGCGCCTCCACGGTTCAGGACGTGATGGCGCGTAACGAGGTGAGCCTGCTACTCAGCCTCTATGCTTATCAGGTCCTGCATGGCCTGCGCTGCCTGCTGGAGCGGCAGACTCGGCAAGGCTGGAGCCTGAGTCGGATGCGCGAGCAGGTGCTTAAGGTCGCCGCCACACTGAAGCTGCATGCCCGGCGGATCACCCTTCATCTGGGTGCCGCCGCCGATAAGTGGTGGCCGACGTTGCTGAAGGGGCTGCCGAAGCTGACGGCGCTGAGTTGA
- a CDS encoding AbrB family transcriptional regulator, with the protein MLSSLLRLLPALALGLAGGTLAFALGLPLPWLLGAMLATTAASLAGMELHSPTRSRQGVLVVIGVMLGSAFTPELSGALGRWSLSLAIMLVATAAMMLFSVWFSRRLGGYSADTALYAGVPGGVSLVTMIPAYS; encoded by the coding sequence TTGCTGTCTTCCCTGCTTCGGCTGCTGCCCGCTCTCGCGCTGGGGCTTGCCGGCGGTACGCTGGCGTTTGCGCTGGGCTTGCCGTTGCCCTGGCTGCTGGGTGCCATGCTGGCCACTACCGCGGCAAGCCTGGCCGGCATGGAACTGCATTCACCGACGCGCAGCCGTCAAGGCGTGCTGGTGGTGATCGGGGTGATGCTGGGGTCGGCGTTCACGCCGGAACTTTCGGGCGCCCTGGGGCGGTGGAGTCTGAGCCTGGCGATCATGCTGGTCGCGACGGCGGCCATGATGTTGTTCTCGGTGTGGTTTTCACGGCGGCTCGGCGGCTACTCAGCGGATACGGCGCTCTATGCCGGCGTCCCGGGCGGCGTTTCGCTGGTTACCATGATCCCGGCCTATTCATGA
- a CDS encoding universal stress protein: protein MTQEKKRILCSIGMRGNCDHVLEQAADLALVTGAELHILHVARSFPEDMYNTLKTNIRDRETLNALLEQRLEERRTELAEKVETACTRYPALQKMVQEQRVTQLVREGYPGSIIAHFATDGGFSMIVMAANKQGSRASYAGKITKGVIKRATVPVVVVPAAP, encoded by the coding sequence ATGACCCAAGAGAAAAAGCGGATCCTGTGCAGCATCGGCATGCGCGGCAACTGCGATCACGTGCTTGAACAGGCCGCTGACCTGGCGCTTGTCACCGGCGCCGAGCTGCACATATTGCACGTCGCCAGGTCCTTTCCCGAGGACATGTACAATACCTTGAAAACCAATATCCGCGACCGCGAAACCCTGAACGCGCTGCTGGAACAGCGCCTCGAGGAGCGACGCACTGAGCTGGCCGAAAAAGTTGAGACGGCCTGTACACGCTATCCGGCGCTGCAGAAAATGGTGCAGGAGCAAAGGGTTACCCAGCTGGTGCGGGAGGGCTATCCCGGCTCGATCATTGCGCACTTTGCCACTGACGGCGGCTTCAGCATGATCGTGATGGCGGCCAACAAGCAGGGCAGCAGGGCGTCTTACGCCGGCAAGATTACCAAAGGCGTTATCAAGCGCGCGACGGTACCCGTGGTGGTGGTACCTGCCGCGCCTTGA
- a CDS encoding sodium ion-translocating decarboxylase subunit beta: MEKILTLWYGSGLYNLSLGQTVMLGIGLLLLWLAIAKKFEPLLLVPIGFGGILANIPEAGLALSAAEQAIHQGPPELLKPMADALKVALPASGDLEAWRQALGEALSGDASPSLLRSANDVAMEAGYAHGMLYQFYRVAIASGIAPLVIFMGVGSMTDFGPLLANPRTLFLGAAAQFGIFATLLGAVLMTVMGWMDFSLDQAAAIAIIGGADGPTSIYVSSLLAPELLGAIAVASYSYMALVPLIQPPIMRALTSQKERAIAMTQLRPVSTLEKIVFPLALLILVVLFLPDAAPLLGMFCFGNLMRECGVVERLSQTSQNALINIVTIFLGLSVGSKLMADRFLAVETLGILGLGIVAFAIGTACGVLMAKLLNVISKHPINPLIGSAGVSAVPMAARVSNKVGLESNPHNFLLMHAMGPNVAGVIGSAVAAGVMIKYLG, from the coding sequence ATGGAAAAGATACTGACACTTTGGTACGGCTCCGGGCTATATAACCTGAGCCTCGGCCAGACCGTGATGCTGGGTATTGGTCTGCTGCTGTTGTGGCTTGCCATTGCCAAGAAGTTTGAGCCTCTGCTGCTGGTGCCGATCGGGTTTGGCGGTATCCTGGCGAATATTCCCGAGGCCGGGCTTGCGCTGTCGGCCGCCGAACAGGCCATCCATCAGGGACCTCCCGAACTGCTCAAGCCAATGGCCGATGCCCTGAAGGTAGCGCTGCCGGCGAGCGGCGACCTGGAAGCTTGGCGCCAGGCGCTGGGGGAGGCGCTTAGCGGTGACGCCTCGCCGTCGCTCTTACGCTCCGCCAATGATGTGGCCATGGAGGCGGGCTACGCGCACGGCATGCTGTACCAGTTCTACCGCGTGGCGATTGCCTCCGGTATCGCCCCGCTGGTGATCTTCATGGGTGTGGGGTCGATGACCGACTTCGGGCCGCTGCTGGCCAATCCACGCACGCTGTTTCTGGGAGCGGCGGCGCAGTTCGGCATCTTTGCCACGCTGCTTGGTGCAGTGCTCATGACGGTGATGGGATGGATGGACTTCAGCCTTGATCAGGCGGCGGCCATCGCCATTATCGGCGGCGCCGACGGCCCCACCTCAATCTATGTGTCGAGCCTGCTGGCACCGGAGCTTTTGGGCGCGATTGCCGTTGCCTCGTACTCCTACATGGCGCTGGTTCCGCTGATCCAGCCGCCGATCATGCGCGCCCTGACGTCGCAGAAAGAGCGCGCCATCGCCATGACTCAGCTGCGCCCGGTTTCGACGCTCGAGAAGATCGTTTTTCCGCTGGCTCTATTGATTCTGGTGGTGCTGTTTCTCCCCGATGCGGCTCCGCTGCTGGGGATGTTCTGCTTTGGCAACCTGATGCGCGAATGCGGCGTGGTCGAACGGCTATCGCAGACGTCACAGAACGCGCTGATCAATATCGTGACCATCTTTCTCGGACTCTCGGTAGGCTCCAAGCTGATGGCCGATCGCTTTCTGGCAGTAGAAACCCTCGGCATTCTCGGCTTGGGTATCGTGGCTTTTGCCATAGGTACCGCGTGCGGTGTGCTGATGGCCAAGCTACTCAACGTGATAAGCAAGCATCCGATCAATCCGCTGATCGGGTCAGCCGGCGTGTCGGCCGTGCCGATGGCGGCGCGAGTCTCCAACAAAGTGGGGCTGGAATCCAACCCGCATAATTTTCTCTTGATGCACGCCATGGGGCCCAACGTGGCCGGTGTTATCGGGTCTGCCGTCGCCGCGGGTGTTATGATCAAATATTTAGGGTAA
- the oadA gene encoding sodium-extruding oxaloacetate decarboxylase subunit alpha, which translates to MSETKRPLGITDVVLRDAHQSLLATRMRLDDMLPIAEKLDQVGFWSLESWGGATFDACIRYLGEDPWERIRALKEVMPNTPQQMLLRGQNLLGYRHYADDVVDRFVERARVNGIDVFRVFDAMNDPRNLERAIGAVKANDGHAQGTLSYTQSPVHTLESWVELADTIAAMGADSLAIKDMAGLLRPYEAHELVTRLKATLDIPVQLHCHATTGLSTATILKAIEAGIDNVDSAISSMSMTYGHSPTESIVAMLEGTDRDTGLDLEQLEDIAAYFRQVRGKYAAFEGSLKGVNSRILVAQVPGGMLTNMENQLKEQGAGDKLDEVMAEIPRVRDDLGLIPLVTPTSQIVGTQALMNVMMGERYGSISKEVQALLKGEYGAAPAPFDEALQKRVLEGGDPVTERPADLLSPEMARLADELDETAEQKDIRLAEGERHIDDVLTYALFPQIGLKFLQNRDNPDAFEPVPGEAASETSPAVSEKAERPAPPAGPETYTISVNGASYVVEVSEGGDISQVQPSSPAPSADSEAPALAASSGESINAPLAGNIFQINVKPGESVVEDEVVLILEAMKMETEVRAPQSGTVSEVKVAEGDSVSVGDALIVL; encoded by the coding sequence ATGAGCGAGACGAAACGCCCGCTAGGTATCACTGACGTCGTCCTGCGCGATGCCCACCAGTCGCTTCTCGCCACGCGCATGCGCCTGGACGATATGCTGCCCATCGCGGAAAAGCTTGACCAGGTGGGGTTCTGGTCGTTGGAATCCTGGGGCGGCGCTACCTTCGATGCCTGTATTCGCTATCTGGGCGAGGATCCGTGGGAGCGCATCCGGGCGCTAAAGGAAGTCATGCCCAACACGCCGCAGCAAATGCTGCTGCGCGGGCAGAACCTGCTTGGCTATCGCCACTATGCCGATGACGTGGTAGACCGTTTTGTCGAGCGGGCCAGGGTCAACGGCATCGACGTGTTCCGCGTTTTTGACGCGATGAACGACCCGCGCAATCTGGAGCGCGCCATTGGCGCCGTCAAGGCCAACGACGGCCATGCTCAGGGGACGCTGTCTTATACCCAAAGCCCGGTGCACACCCTGGAAAGCTGGGTGGAACTTGCCGACACCATTGCTGCCATGGGCGCCGACTCGTTGGCGATCAAGGACATGGCCGGTCTGCTCAGGCCCTACGAGGCCCATGAGCTGGTCACCCGGCTCAAGGCCACGCTGGACATCCCCGTCCAGCTGCACTGTCACGCGACCACGGGCCTGTCGACGGCCACCATCCTCAAGGCCATAGAAGCCGGGATCGACAACGTCGATAGCGCCATTTCCTCGATGTCGATGACCTATGGCCATAGCCCTACCGAGTCGATCGTGGCGATGCTTGAAGGTACCGACCGGGATACCGGGCTGGACCTTGAACAGCTTGAGGATATCGCCGCCTATTTTCGCCAGGTGCGCGGCAAATACGCGGCCTTTGAAGGCTCGCTCAAGGGCGTCAATTCGCGCATTCTTGTCGCCCAGGTGCCCGGCGGCATGCTGACCAACATGGAAAATCAGCTCAAGGAGCAGGGAGCGGGCGACAAGCTGGATGAGGTCATGGCCGAAATTCCGCGCGTGCGGGACGACCTGGGGCTGATTCCGCTGGTGACTCCCACGTCCCAGATCGTCGGTACCCAGGCGCTGATGAACGTGATGATGGGCGAGCGCTATGGGTCGATTTCCAAGGAAGTTCAGGCCCTGCTCAAGGGAGAGTACGGTGCCGCCCCCGCGCCCTTCGATGAAGCGCTCCAAAAACGAGTCCTGGAGGGCGGTGACCCCGTGACGGAGCGCCCCGCCGACCTTCTGTCGCCCGAGATGGCCAGGCTTGCCGATGAGCTGGACGAGACCGCCGAGCAGAAAGATATTCGCCTGGCCGAGGGCGAACGCCATATCGACGACGTTCTGACCTACGCCCTCTTTCCTCAGATCGGGCTTAAGTTCTTGCAAAACCGCGATAACCCCGACGCCTTTGAGCCTGTACCGGGTGAGGCAGCGTCCGAGACTTCGCCAGCGGTCTCCGAGAAAGCCGAGCGCCCGGCCCCGCCTGCCGGCCCCGAGACCTATACGATCAGCGTCAACGGCGCATCTTATGTGGTCGAGGTGAGCGAAGGCGGCGATATTTCCCAGGTGCAGCCGTCGTCACCGGCGCCGTCTGCCGACAGCGAAGCGCCGGCACTGGCGGCCTCCAGCGGAGAAAGCATCAATGCGCCGCTGGCCGGCAATATCTTCCAGATCAACGTCAAGCCCGGCGAGAGCGTTGTCGAGGACGAGGTAGTGCTTATTCTTGAAGCCATGAAAATGGAAACCGAAGTGCGGGCCCCCCAGAGCGGCACGGTTTCCGAGGTCAAGGTAGCGGAAGGCGACAGCGTATCCGTGGGCGACGCGCTGATCGTGCTTTAA
- a CDS encoding OadG family protein translates to MQDAQLVSESLALMAAGMGFVVVFLTVLVMITTLMSRVIRRLFPEPPPGPAASASPQAAAERAPAREDEQLIAVLSAAVHRYRRDHPR, encoded by the coding sequence ATGCAAGATGCCCAGCTAGTCAGTGAAAGTCTCGCGCTCATGGCAGCCGGCATGGGCTTTGTGGTTGTGTTTCTGACCGTGCTGGTCATGATCACGACTCTGATGTCCCGGGTGATTAGACGCCTGTTTCCCGAGCCGCCCCCTGGCCCAGCCGCATCGGCCTCTCCACAGGCGGCTGCCGAACGGGCACCTGCCCGTGAAGACGAGCAGCTGATCGCCGTGCTCAGTGCGGCGGTGCATCGCTATCGGCGGGATCATCCGCGCTGA